In one Flammeovirga yaeyamensis genomic region, the following are encoded:
- a CDS encoding WD40/YVTN/BNR-like repeat-containing protein: MKKLKSILLLTTILCASTCFGQWVSINPGAGGQVQDVVCDPSTPGTLYLASDMEGVYKSTDNGESWHMTGQLAQNRVFAVAVNPSDPNHLTVGTFNGLNTSYDGGKTYHFVEKSIENTIASTRVDPHDNNIVFAGYGWRDDYNFLKFINIVKGGVPKYFVSKDKGKTWETIVLDQFQLEDRNIIDFVFHPKNKGEIYISMYGGILKTTNYGKDWKLFPYPKKQSGHRGLCISPDGSVLYGIFTEKGKNGLLYYTSTKNINWKLVDKGNGVALKPLKFWYPEVDVRSTENQHKLILSLEGDRNGLYEGTFNFEKGKLKDYSYQIIWQGQGDYDSGWDYAEPNPRYVHYTPKSWDRAIWSTTNQTIFEGEDQKGKYKWNNKYCIPHEEFKIHHFGKTFPTYSSRGTESTYTYDIAVADNYVIQGQADNGLVESWDGGKSWTNMFHRQGAIALSDVQSVEIAQMGDKKVVLAQATSGYGGHAKDGRIYYKILEHYSPKDQWHLLAGGPENKLGMPDGIYREIYADPHNPFRVYTFSSKYGLYVIDDLEKAIKNSDTYKGRLITGDDLKVIDGVKTIQVHPNDPNILYFTASRGDLGVFKGVKKGDEWTWNKILDGGDWDAELSVWANNGVTYMLYEGPTVKAELNNADYQILLSEDDGNTWKEIFTPQMAKEFRLEKNKSWYSYVESSYKFTSKGGIVGFDNKIIINYYNHRQQNGFGVFMGTIQANGEINWEDITGDLHFVGLTSSRIVKSTEGTFFYISTPGAGAWYRKLP, from the coding sequence ATGAAAAAATTAAAATCGATATTATTACTAACTACTATTTTATGTGCTTCTACCTGCTTCGGGCAATGGGTTTCGATCAATCCCGGTGCAGGAGGGCAAGTGCAAGATGTGGTATGTGATCCCTCTACTCCCGGAACATTATATTTAGCCTCTGATATGGAAGGGGTTTACAAGTCTACCGACAATGGAGAGTCATGGCACATGACGGGTCAGTTGGCACAAAATAGAGTGTTTGCTGTAGCCGTTAATCCATCGGATCCGAATCATTTAACTGTGGGAACATTTAATGGTTTAAATACATCTTATGATGGAGGTAAAACCTATCATTTTGTAGAAAAAAGTATTGAAAATACCATTGCATCAACTCGTGTGGATCCACATGATAATAATATAGTTTTTGCAGGGTATGGATGGAGAGACGATTATAACTTTTTAAAGTTTATCAATATCGTAAAAGGAGGAGTGCCAAAGTACTTCGTATCTAAGGATAAAGGTAAAACGTGGGAGACCATTGTTTTAGATCAATTTCAATTAGAAGATAGAAATATCATAGATTTTGTTTTTCACCCTAAGAATAAAGGAGAGATTTATATCTCTATGTATGGTGGTATTCTTAAAACAACAAACTATGGTAAAGACTGGAAATTATTCCCATATCCTAAAAAACAAAGCGGTCACAGGGGTTTATGTATCTCTCCCGATGGTAGTGTACTTTATGGTATTTTTACTGAAAAAGGGAAAAATGGTTTGCTTTACTATACCTCTACCAAGAACATTAATTGGAAACTTGTTGATAAAGGAAATGGGGTAGCATTAAAACCATTAAAGTTCTGGTATCCTGAAGTGGATGTTAGATCAACAGAAAATCAACATAAATTAATTCTATCTTTAGAAGGTGATAGAAATGGACTTTACGAAGGCACTTTTAATTTTGAAAAAGGAAAATTAAAAGATTATAGCTATCAAATTATTTGGCAGGGACAAGGTGATTATGACTCGGGTTGGGATTATGCAGAACCTAACCCAAGATACGTTCACTACACGCCAAAATCATGGGATAGAGCTATTTGGTCAACAACTAATCAAACGATATTTGAGGGAGAAGATCAAAAAGGAAAGTATAAATGGAATAATAAATACTGTATTCCTCACGAAGAATTCAAAATACATCATTTTGGCAAAACTTTTCCAACCTATTCAAGTAGAGGTACAGAAAGTACATATACCTACGACATCGCAGTAGCAGATAATTATGTAATACAAGGACAAGCAGATAACGGATTAGTGGAAAGCTGGGATGGTGGTAAGTCTTGGACTAACATGTTCCATCGTCAAGGTGCAATTGCACTATCAGATGTACAATCTGTTGAGATTGCTCAAATGGGTGATAAGAAAGTGGTACTTGCACAGGCAACATCAGGTTATGGTGGTCACGCAAAAGATGGACGTATTTACTATAAAATTTTAGAACATTATTCTCCAAAAGACCAGTGGCATCTATTGGCTGGCGGTCCCGAGAATAAATTAGGAATGCCTGATGGTATTTACAGAGAAATCTATGCAGATCCTCACAACCCATTTAGAGTATATACATTTTCATCCAAATACGGCTTGTATGTGATTGATGATTTAGAGAAAGCTATCAAAAACTCGGATACTTATAAAGGAAGGTTGATTACGGGTGATGATCTAAAAGTTATCGATGGAGTAAAGACCATTCAGGTACATCCAAATGATCCGAATATACTTTATTTCACAGCATCAAGAGGTGACTTAGGAGTGTTTAAAGGAGTAAAAAAAGGAGATGAATGGACTTGGAATAAAATCTTAGATGGAGGCGATTGGGATGCAGAGTTAAGTGTATGGGCCAATAATGGTGTGACGTATATGCTTTATGAAGGGCCAACTGTAAAAGCAGAGTTAAATAATGCAGATTATCAAATTCTATTATCAGAAGATGATGGCAATACTTGGAAAGAGATTTTTACACCACAGATGGCCAAAGAATTTAGGTTAGAGAAAAATAAATCATGGTACAGCTATGTAGAAAGCAGCTATAAGTTTACCAGCAAAGGAGGTATTGTTGGTTTCGATAATAAGATTATCATCAATTATTATAATCATAGACAGCAGAATGGTTTCGGTGTATTTATGGGAACAATTCAGGCTAACGGAGAAATTAATTGGGAAGATATTACAGGAGATCTACACTTTGTGGGTCTTACATCTAGTCGAATAGTAAAATCAACCGAAGGGACTTTCTTTTACATAAGTACTCCTGGTGCGGGTGCTTGGTATAGAAAACTTCCCTAA
- a CDS encoding ADP-ribosylglycohydrolase family protein, translating to MLSKEEFYNKILGGWLGKCAGGILGAPIEGYKCFNEIELSDKLFETNFPNDDLDLQILWLDMVVKKGPKVRHADYTWHWDNHVDFPWNEYGVATRNIKTGLDNPDTGKHNNPYWNESMGSPIRSEIWGMLCAGNPEKAAFYAKMDSQVDHHGFSDDAEAYFSAAAAIAFTNSDTNSILKEALNYISKDSLMFDLVNKVMYWHATFEKEVVTGKIKSVYGDADFTSAPMNIAYTILALVEAQGDFDHCIEALHYGHDSDCIVATAGALIGIIRGADEIPALWKKRIGNALVVSPEITGIDCPDTISDLTEKTVQAAKLFQFENQVVDFSEVETLEVKHQPTFALHTEVTNFPNFEKQTNGSVEVVIENFEEVTKTYFVELASDYYEAQNASIIDVPPSSIAKVELPLNLNGKKIEGVVSVGYTIKINKEFEFQKGIPYYGQWRMFGPFIQDDASLAPMNKKYPDHGLPSMPSATYMNHDLQCAKQEYLTQDYFKNLPNVDLNAQPFEVKTITPSAMTVDLSQYFYGKGERSLYLQTTVNTKEEIKKWLCFGNSNFITVWLNGEEIFKNSKQMRRWPSTFYTELNLKEGENLIVMRLDVINDDFVLDIGMKDHKERHPHQTQWAVDLNFSTHSVKEELLEV from the coding sequence ATGTTAAGCAAAGAAGAATTTTACAACAAGATCCTAGGAGGATGGTTAGGGAAATGTGCTGGAGGTATCTTAGGAGCTCCAATCGAAGGCTACAAGTGTTTTAACGAAATCGAGCTATCTGATAAGCTTTTTGAAACCAATTTTCCAAACGACGATCTCGATCTTCAGATCTTATGGTTAGACATGGTCGTAAAGAAAGGTCCTAAAGTAAGACATGCCGATTACACTTGGCATTGGGACAATCATGTGGACTTCCCTTGGAACGAGTATGGAGTAGCTACAAGAAACATAAAAACAGGTTTAGATAATCCGGATACGGGTAAACACAATAATCCTTATTGGAACGAAAGTATGGGGTCTCCTATTCGTTCTGAAATTTGGGGAATGTTGTGTGCCGGTAATCCGGAAAAGGCTGCTTTTTATGCAAAGATGGATTCACAAGTTGATCATCATGGATTTTCTGATGATGCGGAAGCGTATTTTTCTGCAGCAGCTGCCATTGCTTTTACAAACTCAGATACCAATTCAATACTTAAAGAGGCATTAAACTACATTTCAAAAGACTCTTTGATGTTCGATTTGGTGAATAAGGTGATGTACTGGCATGCCACTTTTGAAAAAGAGGTAGTGACAGGTAAAATTAAAAGTGTTTACGGTGATGCAGATTTTACTTCTGCTCCAATGAATATTGCGTATACTATTCTAGCTTTGGTGGAAGCACAAGGCGATTTTGATCACTGTATTGAAGCATTACACTATGGTCATGATTCTGATTGTATTGTTGCAACGGCCGGTGCATTGATTGGTATCATTAGAGGGGCAGACGAAATTCCTGCATTATGGAAAAAACGTATAGGAAATGCCTTGGTAGTAAGTCCAGAAATTACCGGCATCGATTGTCCAGATACGATTTCTGATCTAACAGAAAAGACAGTTCAGGCTGCCAAGTTGTTCCAGTTTGAAAATCAAGTGGTCGATTTTTCTGAAGTGGAAACGTTGGAAGTAAAACATCAACCGACATTTGCTTTACATACGGAAGTGACTAATTTCCCTAATTTCGAAAAGCAAACTAATGGTTCGGTAGAAGTAGTTATCGAAAACTTTGAAGAGGTGACTAAAACGTATTTTGTAGAGTTGGCATCAGATTATTATGAAGCTCAGAATGCGAGTATTATTGACGTGCCACCGTCTTCAATTGCTAAGGTAGAGTTACCATTAAACTTAAATGGTAAAAAAATAGAGGGAGTGGTTTCTGTAGGTTATACTATCAAAATCAATAAAGAGTTCGAATTCCAAAAAGGTATTCCTTATTATGGACAATGGAGAATGTTTGGGCCGTTTATTCAAGATGATGCAAGCTTAGCACCTATGAATAAGAAGTATCCAGATCATGGTTTACCGAGTATGCCATCGGCCACTTACATGAACCACGATTTACAATGTGCGAAGCAAGAGTATTTAACTCAGGATTATTTTAAAAACTTACCGAATGTAGATTTAAACGCTCAACCATTTGAAGTAAAAACAATTACTCCAAGTGCCATGACTGTCGATTTATCTCAGTACTTTTATGGTAAAGGTGAACGATCACTTTATTTACAAACTACAGTAAATACCAAAGAAGAAATCAAAAAGTGGTTATGTTTCGGTAACAGTAACTTTATTACAGTTTGGTTAAATGGTGAGGAAATCTTTAAGAATTCTAAGCAAATGAGAAGGTGGCCATCCACTTTCTACACAGAACTAAACCTTAAAGAAGGAGAGAATCTAATTGTAATGAGATTGGATGTGATCAACGATGATTTTGTACTTGATATCGGTATGAAAGATCACAAGGAAAGACATCCACATCAAACACAATGGGCGGTAGATTTAAACTTTTCTACCCATTCTGTAAAAGAAGAATTACTTGAAGTATAA
- a CDS encoding WD40/YVTN/BNR-like repeat-containing protein has protein sequence MKTSNYLQILLFFIASPVFAQWVSINPGAGGQVQDVVCDPSNVGTLYIPSDMEGVYKSTNNGENWHMTGKLVNNRVYSVAINPENSEHIYVGTLNGLQSSTNGGDNYKFVTSSLGKSFGEIKVNPNNPKQIIAGVGWRDDYDFAHFFDDTIDGYIEILISNNGGDSWERRKVNPNQVPDKNIWTISFHPNQKETCVVGASDGIYISKDNAQTFTKIDGPEEAKLCRGVGLSPDGEVLYATYAYEGKKSYPFAKTWNQSQWIKIDKGSGVDLPFINWWYPEIDPRSTKNEHKLILPVEGSRDGLFEGTFYWENDSLVSYAYECIWEGTKGYDFGWDMADPNPRFAHYTPIKWQRAIWSTTNENFFEGVYSNDGKYLWRNKYSNPHLEHIVDFHGEKYPTYSSKGTESTYTYDILVHKNYVLQAQGDNGMLESWDGGKSWSNLQHRQDTTLNLSDVQSCVLAKIDGKDAVVIQATGGYGGRAVDGKLYYKILEHCSPKDKWIFLGGGPNHALGLPDGVFREINVDPNHPERLYVFSTNYGLYRINNLTDAVKDPNYKVEKISNGVADKALTSKCIQVDPNDENVVYFTGTSGLTGVFKGVLDNGNWKWKRIYKGGSWESEIVAWDRGGKTYLVYEGEPCKGGCDYVVALSKDDGETWENIFTKPQAMDLRGNKNDEWYPHIKEDYVFQSKGGIAATENMIIANYYNHKHQNGWGVFMGIIQDDDSVIWTDITDNLHYIGLTSSRIVQREEDYYFYISTPGAGAWFRKLPINKDIKVN, from the coding sequence ATGAAAACTAGTAACTACTTACAAATTTTATTATTCTTTATCGCCTCTCCAGTCTTTGCACAATGGGTATCGATCAATCCAGGAGCAGGAGGGCAAGTACAAGATGTGGTATGTGATCCATCCAACGTAGGAACTTTGTATATACCTTCGGATATGGAGGGAGTCTACAAGTCAACAAACAATGGGGAGAATTGGCATATGACAGGAAAGTTGGTAAACAATAGAGTGTACAGCGTGGCCATAAATCCAGAAAATTCTGAACACATTTATGTGGGTACTTTAAATGGACTTCAAAGCAGTACTAATGGCGGTGACAACTATAAATTTGTGACCTCTTCTTTAGGAAAGTCTTTTGGGGAAATTAAAGTAAATCCCAATAATCCAAAGCAGATAATTGCAGGAGTGGGTTGGAGAGACGATTACGATTTTGCTCACTTTTTTGATGATACTATAGATGGATATATCGAAATATTAATCAGTAATAATGGAGGGGATAGTTGGGAGAGAAGAAAAGTGAATCCCAATCAAGTACCTGATAAAAACATATGGACAATATCATTTCACCCTAATCAAAAGGAAACTTGTGTAGTTGGGGCTTCCGATGGAATTTATATCTCTAAAGATAATGCACAAACATTTACCAAAATAGATGGGCCTGAAGAGGCTAAATTGTGTAGAGGAGTGGGTTTATCGCCAGATGGTGAGGTATTGTACGCGACATATGCTTACGAAGGGAAAAAGAGTTACCCTTTTGCGAAAACATGGAATCAAAGTCAATGGATCAAAATTGACAAAGGCAGTGGAGTGGATCTACCATTTATAAATTGGTGGTACCCTGAAATTGATCCTAGGTCGACAAAAAATGAACATAAACTCATTTTACCGGTGGAAGGGAGTAGGGATGGTCTATTTGAAGGAACCTTCTATTGGGAGAACGATTCCTTAGTGTCTTATGCTTATGAATGTATTTGGGAAGGAACGAAAGGATATGATTTCGGTTGGGATATGGCCGACCCCAATCCTCGATTTGCCCATTATACTCCCATCAAATGGCAAAGAGCCATTTGGAGTACTACCAACGAGAATTTCTTCGAAGGCGTATATTCTAATGACGGAAAGTATTTATGGAGGAATAAATATTCTAATCCTCATTTAGAACATATTGTTGACTTCCATGGAGAGAAATATCCAACCTACAGTTCAAAAGGAACAGAATCTACTTATACCTACGATATTTTAGTGCATAAGAATTATGTACTTCAGGCACAGGGTGATAACGGAATGCTGGAAAGTTGGGACGGAGGTAAAAGCTGGTCAAATCTACAGCATCGTCAAGATACGACGTTGAATTTATCAGATGTACAGTCGTGTGTACTCGCAAAGATAGATGGAAAAGACGCTGTAGTTATTCAAGCTACAGGTGGATATGGTGGTCGTGCAGTAGATGGAAAATTGTATTACAAAATACTAGAGCATTGCTCTCCAAAAGATAAATGGATATTTTTAGGAGGAGGACCAAATCATGCTTTAGGGTTGCCTGATGGTGTGTTTAGAGAAATAAACGTCGATCCAAACCACCCGGAAAGGTTATATGTATTTAGCACAAACTATGGTTTATATAGAATTAATAATCTTACGGATGCTGTAAAAGATCCGAATTATAAAGTAGAAAAAATTTCTAACGGTGTGGCTGATAAAGCCTTGACTTCAAAGTGTATTCAAGTCGATCCTAATGATGAAAACGTAGTGTATTTTACTGGAACAAGTGGTCTAACAGGTGTTTTCAAAGGAGTACTTGATAATGGCAATTGGAAGTGGAAACGCATTTACAAAGGGGGATCTTGGGAGTCTGAAATTGTCGCTTGGGATAGAGGTGGAAAAACCTATTTGGTGTACGAAGGAGAACCTTGTAAAGGGGGGTGCGATTATGTGGTGGCCTTATCAAAAGATGATGGAGAAACTTGGGAAAATATTTTCACAAAACCTCAGGCAATGGATTTACGAGGTAATAAAAACGATGAGTGGTATCCCCACATAAAAGAAGATTATGTATTCCAAAGCAAAGGTGGTATTGCAGCAACAGAGAATATGATAATAGCTAATTATTATAATCATAAACATCAGAATGGCTGGGGTGTTTTTATGGGAATTATTCAAGATGATGATAGTGTGATATGGACCGATATTACAGACAATTTACACTACATCGGATTAACAAGTAGTCGTATTGTTCAAAGAGAAGAGGACTATTATTTCTATATCAGCACGCCAGGTGCAGGTGCTTGGTTTAGAAAATTACCTATAAATAAAGACATCAAAGTAAACTAA
- a CDS encoding RagB/SusD family nutrient uptake outer membrane protein — protein MKNIFNKSIVAAGVCFATLFTTSCESFLDDAKVQVDVDSNTYYNSIGEAEMATNAVYTPLHWYGLYKRHRYLLDFMSGDMETTSGAVQLIEYEDFKFNANTAELIPKSWEASYAGIARANVVLDKVPAISVLPNEEERKAHYIGEAHFLRAFYYFNLVTLYGGVPIYDKPFDGNLSEEFLRPKRNTEAEVYALIETDLIKAEDMLLSSYTGDNIGRATSGAAQALLGKVYLYQQKYSEARDALKKVIDGEYAAYDLVPFEQNFVKDFENNQESVFEIQFMGGIGSPWPDYDTNQSSKANWVSTAISPFQFANAIPSLEVDGYFNDYPEENDIRRTYTIAREGDEWSGEIITAKPHEDNGWHNRTSERDANYIIGCRKFAEDKTNPGFNQSPVNFRQMRFAEVLLMFAEAENEVNGPSVDAYSAVNRVRERAGVDNFPTGLSASEFFVELVHERRKEFTFEFQRFFDLVRWSKRSDAASLPEFAKPTYMPGFVVGKNELLPIPAVQIQQNPNLTQNPGY, from the coding sequence ATGAAAAATATTTTTAATAAATCAATTGTGGCAGCAGGTGTATGTTTTGCCACCCTCTTTACAACATCTTGCGAATCGTTTCTGGACGATGCAAAGGTACAAGTGGATGTTGATTCAAATACATATTATAATAGTATTGGGGAAGCAGAAATGGCAACTAACGCTGTTTATACGCCATTACATTGGTACGGCTTATACAAACGTCACCGTTACTTGTTAGATTTCATGAGTGGTGATATGGAAACCACATCTGGAGCTGTGCAACTAATAGAATATGAGGACTTTAAATTTAATGCAAACACTGCTGAATTAATTCCGAAATCATGGGAAGCAAGCTATGCAGGTATCGCTAGAGCTAATGTGGTTTTAGATAAAGTGCCAGCAATTTCAGTGCTTCCAAATGAAGAAGAAAGAAAGGCTCATTATATTGGTGAAGCTCACTTTTTAAGAGCTTTTTACTACTTTAATTTGGTGACATTATATGGTGGAGTTCCTATTTATGATAAACCATTTGATGGTAATCTTTCAGAAGAATTCTTAAGACCTAAACGTAATACAGAAGCTGAAGTATACGCTTTGATTGAAACTGATTTAATTAAAGCAGAAGATATGTTATTATCGAGTTATACTGGTGATAATATTGGCCGTGCAACTTCTGGAGCTGCTCAAGCATTACTAGGTAAAGTATATTTATATCAGCAGAAATATTCTGAAGCTAGAGATGCTTTGAAGAAAGTAATTGATGGTGAGTATGCTGCTTATGACTTAGTTCCTTTCGAACAGAACTTTGTAAAAGATTTTGAGAACAACCAAGAATCTGTTTTCGAAATTCAGTTTATGGGTGGAATAGGTTCCCCTTGGCCAGATTATGATACTAACCAATCATCAAAAGCCAATTGGGTATCAACAGCCATTTCTCCATTCCAATTTGCGAATGCGATTCCTTCTCTAGAAGTTGATGGGTATTTTAATGATTATCCAGAAGAAAACGACATTCGTAGAACATATACAATTGCTAGAGAAGGTGATGAATGGTCTGGTGAAATTATCACGGCAAAACCTCACGAAGATAATGGATGGCATAACCGTACATCAGAACGTGATGCAAATTATATTATCGGTTGTCGTAAATTCGCTGAAGATAAGACCAACCCAGGTTTTAACCAATCTCCAGTAAACTTTAGACAAATGCGTTTTGCAGAAGTGTTATTAATGTTCGCTGAAGCTGAAAATGAAGTAAACGGTCCATCTGTAGATGCTTACAGTGCAGTAAACAGAGTAAGAGAACGTGCCGGTGTAGATAACTTCCCAACAGGCTTAAGTGCTTCAGAATTCTTTGTTGAATTAGTACACGAAAGAAGAAAAGAATTCACTTTCGAGTTCCAACGTTTCTTTGACCTTGTTAGATGGTCGAAACGTTCGGATGCGGCATCTTTACCAGAGTTTGCAAAACCTACTTATATGCCAGGTTTTGTAGTTGGTAAAAATGAATTGCTTCCAATTCCTGCTGTACAAATTCAGCAGAACCCTAACTTAACTCAGAACCCTGGGTATTAA